Proteins co-encoded in one Amaranthus tricolor cultivar Red isolate AtriRed21 chromosome 7, ASM2621246v1, whole genome shotgun sequence genomic window:
- the LOC130818216 gene encoding interactor of constitutive active ROPs 4: MLRQKGAEGPQKPSPTRARAPRHLRTSSSNSDPLHHRPMTDKSPRIGTQSDPPAHKKKLGTRITDLETQLVQAQHELKSLKHQLSSAETAKKQAQAELHKKGSKIQTVTKPRSVVEIRKKVSRGECDYEVPVSRETDVFEVLVEKKLVEDDVKEMKSQDSLISEEPEKEKVSLCDEAVSRNEELDRLRALIDEKENQMRGVIEENDTLKKELDEAKSSIALDRTREEEMAAKVKRLEENLEVSRAKEGQLKEKLVDTEAAKELLEDEMKRMKVQTEQWRKAADAAASVLAGGVDTKGRMSERCASMDNHFNSIFEAPPISGFGGYVGSLDDDDDAEDSFGGGKKKGSGIRMLGDLWKKKGQK, from the exons ATGCTTAGACAAAA GGGTGCAGAAGGGCCTCAAAAGCCATCCCCAACAAGGGCACGAGCACCTCGACATTTAAGAACCTCTAGCTCCAATTCTGATCCGCTCCACCACCGCCCCATGACTGATAAAAGTCCGAGGATTGGTACACAATCAGACCCACCAGCACACAAGAAAAAGCTTGGCACGCGTATTACAGATCTCGAAACACAACTAGTGCAAGCACAACATGAACTCAAGAGTCTGAAACATCAGTTATCTTCTGCTGAGACTGCAAAGAAGCAAGCACAAGCCGAGTTACATAAGAAAGGCAGCAAGATTCAGACTGTGACGAAGCCTAGAAGTGTCGTAGAAATTCGAAAGAAAGTCTCTAGGGGCGAGTGTGATTATGAAGTGCCTGTGAGTCGAGAAACAGATGTTTTTGAGGTTTTGGTGGAGAAAAAGCTGGTTGAGGATGATGTGAAGGAGATGAAGTCACAAGATTCTTTGATATCAGAAGAACCCGAAAAGGAAAAGGTTTCGTTGTGTGATGAGGCAGTGTCGAGGAATGAAGAGTTGGATCGATTGAGAGCTTTGATAGATGAGAAAGAGAACCAAATGAGGGGTGTGATTGAAGAGAATGACACCCTTAAGAAAGAACTAGACGAAGCAAAATCGAGCATAGCATTGGATCGTACGAGGGAAGAAGAGATGGCAGCAAAAGTGAAGCGACTAGAGGAAAATTTAGAAGTTAGTCGAGCGAAAGAAGGTCAGTTGAAGGAGAAGTTGGTTGATACCGAAGCAGCAAAGGAGTTGTTGGAGGACGAGATGAAAAGGATGAAAGTGCAAACTGAGCAATGGAGAAAAGCGGCTGATGCAGCCGCTTCAGTACTTGCTGGTGGGGTGGACACGAAAGGGCGTATGTCAGAGAGATGTGCTTCCATGGATAATCACTTCAATAGCATATTTGAGGCGCCACCCATTAGTGGATTTGGTGGGTATGTTGGATCactagatgatgatgatgatgcagaGGACAGTTTTGGGGGTGGGAAAAAGAAAGGTTCTGGGATTAGGATGCTGGGTGACTTGTGGAAAAAGAAGGGCCAAAAATGA